A single region of the Lycium barbarum isolate Lr01 chromosome 2, ASM1917538v2, whole genome shotgun sequence genome encodes:
- the LOC132627755 gene encoding uncharacterized protein LOC132627755 — translation MKSKASGQNRFIRILSLPWKALIKARDCYVGTMTNYAVVNPRSLPKSYSVTSTRSDNSEDFRDLVRAASARSMGENFELNLLIQQQIRQQLQQQMSSRKVPRSVSVGMGRIDEDKPFVLGDQEDVSIMLMKNDLKYPRSRSHAVSNTSNVHANRFY, via the coding sequence ATGAAGAGCAAAGCGAGTGGGCAGAACAGATTTATCCGAATTTTATCACTACCATGGAAGGCATTAATAAAAGCAAGAGATTGTTACGTTGGCACCATGACAAATTACGCAGTTGTAAATCCACGTAGTTTGCCTAAGAGTTACAGTGTTACATCGACGAGGTCTGATAATAGCGAAGATTTTAGGGACCTTGTTAGAGCAGCATCAGCAAGGAGCATGGGAGAGAATTTTGAACTGAATTTATTGATACAACAACAAATAAGACAGCAATTGCAACAACAAATGTCGTCTAGGAAAGTGCCTAGGAGTGTTAGTGTTGGCATGGGAAGAATTGATGAAGACAAGCCGTTTGTTTTAGGTGATCAAGAAGATGTTTCAATAATGTTGATGAAGAATGATTTGAAGTATCCCAGGAGTAGAAGTCATGCTGTTTCAAATACCAGCAATGTTCATGCAAATCGATTTTATTAG
- the LOC132629071 gene encoding serine carboxypeptidase-like 18, with the protein FVDHQEFLRSPLYIAGDSYSGRVVPVITQIIAIKNEMEIKPFINLKGYLLGNPLTFEGEQNYEIPFAYGMGLISDELYESLKTNCKGEYLKIDPSNSLCLRVVQTFKRGIDEAYILEPSCNFASPSPHQLFGQRRSLHKKFHELKNPQQLPALKYRTDWYKLCYHWADDGQVRDALNIRKGTIGKWERCASNLQYQTMVMSSIPYHASLSSKGYRSLIYSGDHDKVVTFLSTQTWIKSLNYSIVNDWRPWIVENQVAGEQAILHQSINLVNVWRC; encoded by the exons tttGTCGATCACCAAGAGTTCTTAAGGAGTCCATTATATATTGCTGGAGATTCCTATTCAGGCAGGGTTGTTCCTGTCATTACTCAAATCATAGCAATTA AGAATGAAATGGAAATCAAACCATTTATCAATCTTAAG GGATATTTACTCGGAAATCCATTGACTTTTGAAGGTGAACAAAATTACGAGATTCCATTTGCTTATGGAATGGGACTTATTTCTGATGAACTCTATGAG TCCCTGAAGACCAATTGTAAAGGAGAGTACCTGAAAATAGATCCAAGCAATTCACTGTGTTTGCGAGTTGTTCAGACTTTTAAAAGAG GAATTGATGAGGCCTATATTTTGGAGCCCAGTTGTAATTTTGCTTCACCAAGTCCACACCAATTGTTTGGACAAAGAAGATCTCTTCATAAGAAGTTTCATGAACTTAAAAATCCTCAACAACTTCCTGCACTAAAATATCGT ACTGATTGGTACAAACTTTGTTATCATTGGGCTGATGATGGTCAAGTTAGAGATGCCCTCAACATCCGGAAG GGGACTATCGGAAAATGGGAGCGATGTGCAAGTAATTTGCAATACCAAACGATGGTCATGAGCAGCATACCATATCATGCAAGCCTCAGTAGCAAAGGTTACAGATCTCTTATATACAg TGGAGATCATGACAAGGTTGTTACCTTCCTATCAACTCAAACATGGATAAAATCTCTTAATTACTCCATTGTTAATGATTGGCGACCATGGATCGTTGAAAATCAAGTTGCCGG GGAGCAGGCCATACTGCACCAGAGTATAAACCTCGTGAATGTCTGGCGATGCTAA
- the LOC132629072 gene encoding serine carboxypeptidase-like 13, translating to MAKPELCYLCLVLVVVEICSQPAAAGSLVKFLPGFQGPQLPFELETGYVGVGDSEDVQLFYYFIKSEFEPESDPLMLWISGGPGCSALSGLIYEIGPITFEPVEYNGSLPTSILNPYSWTMVASIIFIDLPVGTEFSYARTPAALQSSDLQASDHAYQFLRKVSEHQKERTLFTTPLFYEYLAG from the exons ATGGCAAAACCAGAGCTGTGTTATTTGTGTTTAGTTCTTGTTGTAGTAGAGATTTGTTCACAACCTGCAGCAGCAGGTTCACTAGTGAAGTTTCTTCCAGGATTTCAAGGACCCCAGCTTCCTTTTGAACTTGAAACTGG GTATGTTGGAGTGGGTGATTCAGAAGATGTgcaattattctactattttaTAAAGTCAGAGTTTGAACCAGAATCCGACCCTCTTATGCTTTGGATCAGTGGAGGCCCTGGTTGCTCCGCTCTATCCGGCCTTATCTATGAGATTG GACCAATAACTTTTGAGCCAGTGGAATACAATGGAAGTTTGCCTACAAGCATACTGAACCCTTATTCATGGACAATG GTGGCAAGCATTATTTTCATAGACTTACCAGTGGGCACTGAATTTTCATACGCGAGAACTCCAGCAGCTCTACAGTCATCTGATTTACAAGCGAGTGATCATGCATATCAGTTCCTTCGCAAG GTGTCTGAACATCAAAAGGAAAGAACTTTATTTACTACCCCACTGTTTTATGAGTATTTAGCTGGTTGA